One window from the genome of Rariglobus hedericola encodes:
- a CDS encoding HAD family hydrolase: MLRALIFDFDGLLVDTETVLIDAWVQLHDEDGLKADRGILHHIVGHTDVVHDYWTAYAPDIDRATLEERYRTTARQLTLAAPPLPGALALLNAARDAGLKIGLASNSTHAHVEGHLAHRGMLKLFDFIACRDDVAIGKPEPDVYLAALRGLGVDANEAVAFEDSVPGHVAAHRAGLRVVVVPNPSTRHCEFPYGGIILESLADISLKSLTDILNRDSQGR; this comes from the coding sequence ATGCTGCGCGCACTCATATTTGATTTTGACGGGCTCTTGGTGGACACCGAAACCGTGCTCATCGATGCATGGGTTCAGCTACACGATGAAGATGGGCTCAAGGCCGACCGCGGCATTCTGCACCACATCGTCGGCCACACCGATGTCGTGCACGACTACTGGACCGCCTACGCCCCAGATATCGACCGCGCCACGCTGGAAGAACGTTATCGCACAACCGCACGACAACTCACGCTCGCCGCTCCGCCCCTGCCCGGTGCGCTCGCTTTGCTCAACGCCGCCCGCGATGCCGGCCTCAAGATCGGCCTCGCTTCCAACTCCACTCACGCTCACGTCGAGGGCCACCTCGCGCATCGCGGCATGCTAAAGCTTTTTGATTTCATCGCGTGTCGCGACGATGTCGCCATCGGCAAACCCGAGCCCGACGTCTACCTCGCCGCTTTGCGCGGACTAGGCGTGGATGCGAACGAGGCCGTCGCTTTCGAAGACTCGGTGCCCGGCCATGTCGCCGCCCATCGCGCCGGTCTGCGCGTCGTCGTCGTGCCGAACCCTTCGACGCGTCACTGCGAATTCCCGTATGGGGGTATCATACTCGAATCACTCGCCGATATTTCGCTGAAAAGCCTGACAGATATTCTCAACCGCGACTCGCAGGGTCGGTAA
- a CDS encoding glycerol-3-phosphate dehydrogenase/oxidase — protein sequence MQRAPMLDQLRATDAFDVLIIGGGATGLGAAVEAATRGYRVALIERSDFAKGTSSRSTKLVHGGVRYLKQGNISLVRDALRERGRLLRNAPHLARNQAFVIPSYTRWNRFFYGTGLTAYDCLAGELNLGASRRVDRAEALRLLPTVEPAGLVGGVVYHDGQFDDARLAINLAQTAADQGAVLVNYCACTGFIKESGRITGVEVCDEETGAEFTVNARIIINATGVFVDELRKLDEAAAVPLVTASQGIHVVLPRRFLPGEAALMVPKTADGRVLFAVPWHDCVIVGTTDTPVPHASIEPRALDEERAFVMEHARKYLTTDPSDADVLSVYAGLRPLVKMAGTGRTASLSRDHTIVNSAGGLLTITGGKWTTYRKMGEDVINHAEVSAGWPRRESHTADLKVHGWMESASDVYGSDAAAIHELAGAETELSERVHPAFSFRKVEVVWHARREMARTVEDVLARRTRALLLNACASIEAAPVVAGLLARELGRDAAWERAQVSAYTGLARGYVFTDPASRG from the coding sequence ATGCAACGCGCACCGATGCTCGATCAACTGCGCGCGACGGATGCGTTTGATGTTCTCATTATCGGTGGAGGAGCGACGGGCTTGGGCGCGGCAGTCGAGGCGGCGACACGTGGTTACCGGGTTGCGTTGATCGAGCGGAGTGATTTCGCGAAAGGCACCTCCAGCCGATCAACCAAGCTGGTGCACGGAGGCGTGCGTTATTTGAAGCAGGGCAACATTTCGCTTGTGCGCGATGCGTTGCGGGAACGCGGCCGGCTTTTGCGCAACGCGCCGCATCTGGCGCGTAATCAGGCGTTCGTGATTCCAAGCTATACGCGATGGAACCGGTTTTTCTATGGCACCGGACTCACCGCTTACGATTGTCTGGCGGGCGAGCTGAATCTGGGGGCTTCGCGCCGGGTGGATCGCGCGGAAGCGTTGCGGCTCCTGCCCACGGTGGAGCCTGCGGGATTGGTGGGCGGGGTCGTTTATCATGACGGCCAGTTCGATGATGCGCGACTGGCGATCAATCTGGCGCAGACGGCGGCTGATCAAGGCGCGGTGCTGGTGAATTATTGTGCGTGCACCGGTTTTATTAAGGAGTCGGGACGGATTACCGGAGTTGAGGTGTGCGATGAAGAAACCGGTGCGGAGTTCACGGTGAACGCCCGAATCATCATCAATGCGACGGGTGTGTTTGTCGATGAACTGAGGAAACTGGATGAGGCTGCGGCGGTGCCCCTGGTAACGGCGAGCCAAGGCATTCACGTGGTTTTGCCTCGCCGGTTTTTGCCGGGAGAAGCGGCGTTGATGGTGCCGAAGACTGCTGACGGGCGCGTGTTGTTTGCGGTGCCGTGGCATGATTGCGTGATCGTGGGCACGACGGATACGCCAGTGCCTCATGCCTCGATTGAACCGCGCGCACTGGATGAAGAGCGGGCATTTGTCATGGAGCACGCCCGCAAGTATCTCACGACGGATCCATCAGACGCGGACGTGCTCAGTGTGTATGCAGGACTACGGCCGCTGGTGAAGATGGCGGGCACGGGGCGCACCGCTTCGTTATCACGCGATCACACTATTGTGAACAGTGCGGGCGGATTGCTGACCATCACCGGCGGGAAGTGGACAACTTATCGCAAGATGGGCGAAGACGTCATCAATCACGCGGAAGTGTCGGCGGGCTGGCCCCGACGCGAAAGCCACACGGCGGATTTGAAGGTGCACGGTTGGATGGAGTCGGCGTCAGATGTTTATGGTTCCGATGCGGCCGCGATCCACGAGTTGGCTGGCGCAGAGACGGAGTTGAGCGAGCGGGTGCATCCGGCGTTTTCATTTCGCAAGGTCGAGGTGGTCTGGCACGCGAGGCGCGAAATGGCGCGCACGGTGGAAGATGTGCTGGCGCGGCGGACGCGCGCCTTGTTGCTCAATGCATGTGCCTCGATCGAGGCCGCGCCGGTGGTGGCCGGGTTGCTCGCACGCGAACTGGGTCGCGATGCGGCGTGGGAGCGGGCGCAGGTTTCCGCTTACACAGGGCTGGCCCGGGGCTATGTGTTTACCGACCCTGCGAGTCGCGGTTGA
- a CDS encoding glycerophosphodiester phosphodiesterase: protein MEKNAMRCAKADFFEPLVSGRIMNSTVEIVAHRGASHEAPENTLASVNLGWAQNADAVEIDVHLTQDGEVVAIHDPTLLRTTGRDARVDELTLADIQGLDAGIWKAAAYRGERVPTLAAVLATVPAGKKIFIELKETPGLVPALKKVAERSALAASAMVLISFDATALLDAKHALPGCRALLLLDTPEGAPERLPEWIALCQVSGFDGLDVSAGWAIDARLVDRLRTHGLQLHVWTVNDPRRACELAQAGVVSITTDRPGWLRNQLAEA, encoded by the coding sequence ATGGAGAAAAACGCGATGCGTTGCGCCAAGGCGGACTTTTTTGAGCCGTTGGTGTCTGGCCGTATAATGAACTCCACGGTTGAAATTGTTGCGCATCGCGGCGCCTCGCACGAGGCCCCGGAAAATACGCTGGCGTCTGTCAATTTGGGCTGGGCGCAAAATGCCGATGCTGTGGAGATCGATGTGCACCTCACGCAGGACGGCGAAGTGGTGGCGATCCATGACCCCACGCTTTTGCGGACGACTGGACGCGATGCGCGGGTGGATGAACTGACGCTTGCCGACATTCAGGGGCTCGATGCGGGCATCTGGAAAGCGGCGGCCTATCGGGGCGAACGCGTGCCGACGCTGGCCGCGGTGCTGGCCACGGTGCCGGCGGGGAAGAAGATTTTCATCGAACTCAAGGAAACGCCCGGGCTCGTGCCGGCCTTGAAGAAAGTGGCGGAACGTTCTGCCCTCGCGGCGTCGGCCATGGTGTTGATCAGCTTTGATGCGACTGCGCTGCTGGATGCAAAACACGCGCTACCTGGTTGCCGCGCACTGCTGTTGTTGGATACGCCTGAAGGTGCGCCCGAGCGGCTGCCCGAGTGGATCGCATTGTGCCAGGTCAGCGGCTTTGATGGGCTCGATGTGAGCGCCGGCTGGGCGATCGATGCGCGGCTGGTTGACCGGCTGCGGACGCATGGATTGCAGTTGCATGTGTGGACGGTGAACGACCCGCGCCGTGCCTGTGAACTCGCGCAAGCGGGGGTGGTGAGCATCACGACCGACCGCCCTGGCTGGTTGCGGAATCAACTGGCGGAGGCTTGA
- a CDS encoding 3'-5' exonuclease, whose protein sequence is MSWTDQLIHFVDFEGSIASGILEYGVVTLRGAEILETHTRLCRATGRVRTEDAAVHGLDAATVAGHAPFSDDFEKFAHWRETAPLAAHFANAENTLIKSVWPYPRTSPDFARPGAVATDWGPWVDTGRLYPQFYPSLASAKLADVVAAFALQPRLDALAATHCPADRRHYHCALYDALAGALLLARLAEEPALATQTCGWLLEMSTLDGEKRDALRQGGLF, encoded by the coding sequence ATGTCTTGGACCGACCAGCTCATTCATTTTGTGGATTTTGAGGGAAGCATCGCGTCCGGCATCCTCGAATACGGCGTGGTTACTTTGCGAGGGGCTGAGATCCTGGAAACGCACACACGGCTGTGCAGGGCGACGGGACGCGTGCGCACGGAAGATGCGGCGGTTCACGGGCTAGATGCCGCGACGGTTGCGGGGCACGCGCCGTTCTCCGATGATTTCGAGAAGTTCGCGCACTGGCGGGAAACTGCTCCGCTGGCCGCGCATTTTGCCAACGCTGAAAATACGTTGATCAAATCCGTCTGGCCTTATCCGCGCACCTCGCCGGATTTCGCGCGTCCGGGGGCGGTCGCGACCGACTGGGGGCCGTGGGTGGATACGGGACGGTTGTATCCGCAATTTTATCCATCGCTCGCGTCGGCGAAACTGGCCGACGTGGTGGCGGCCTTTGCGTTGCAGCCACGCCTCGATGCGCTCGCAGCCACGCATTGTCCGGCGGACCGACGTCATTACCACTGCGCGTTGTATGACGCGCTTGCCGGGGCATTGCTGCTCGCGCGACTCGCGGAGGAGCCCGCACTGGCGACACAAACCTGCGGGTGGTTGCTGGAAATGAGCACGTTGGATGGAGAAAAACGCGATGCGTTGCGCCAAGGCGGACTTTTTTGA
- the hisN gene encoding histidinol-phosphatase, whose translation MDLTPYRTFLNELAIQSGEFIRPYFANPALAVEIKSDDSPVTAADKGAEQLLRALIAKKFPSHGIIGEEFGEDRPDAEFTWVLDPIDGTKSFITGVPLWGTLIALLHNGQPVLGAIHQPILNQLMIGDNTTTTLNGRPVRVRDCARIEEATLLTSDIYNPAKYQNGAAYEAFARRARITRTWADCYGYLLLSAGFADIAVDPIMNLWDLAAVVPVVRGAGGVITDWQGGDPMKGTSTVATCPSLHAATIAALNP comes from the coding sequence GTGGATCTTACGCCTTACCGCACGTTTTTGAATGAACTCGCCATCCAAAGCGGGGAATTCATCCGTCCCTACTTTGCCAATCCCGCGCTGGCGGTAGAAATCAAGTCCGACGACTCACCCGTCACCGCCGCCGACAAAGGCGCGGAGCAACTCCTGCGCGCGTTGATCGCCAAAAAATTCCCCTCGCATGGCATCATCGGCGAAGAGTTCGGCGAAGACCGGCCCGATGCCGAGTTCACTTGGGTCCTCGACCCGATCGACGGCACGAAGTCCTTCATCACCGGCGTGCCGCTCTGGGGCACTCTCATCGCGCTTTTGCACAACGGCCAACCGGTGCTCGGCGCCATCCACCAGCCGATTCTCAATCAGCTGATGATCGGCGACAACACGACCACCACGCTCAACGGCCGGCCCGTGCGCGTGCGTGACTGCGCCCGTATCGAAGAAGCCACTCTGCTCACCAGCGATATCTACAACCCCGCCAAATACCAGAATGGGGCCGCCTACGAGGCCTTCGCCCGCCGGGCACGCATCACCCGCACCTGGGCGGATTGCTACGGCTACCTGTTGTTGTCGGCCGGCTTTGCCGACATCGCGGTCGATCCGATCATGAATCTCTGGGATCTCGCCGCCGTGGTGCCCGTGGTGCGCGGCGCCGGCGGCGTCATCACCGACTGGCAGGGCGGCGATCCGATGAAAGGCACCTCGACCGTCGCCACCTGCCCGTCGCTTCATGCCGCGACGATCGCGGCCCTCAATCCCTGA
- a CDS encoding DUF2059 domain-containing protein, whose amino-acid sequence MLATGTDRRFALAIPGGDTAWIGVGGKFSGWTLSEYRAAQDAIVLVKDGRETVLKLSSSTIGAADTKATLADAEEVLNKMKFEEMFGKIIEQQKRSVIEMTKSMTGKMKGADSADVAEFQAKVMDMIFAEMKPEEMKIEIAQIYSDVFTKSELKGLGDFYGTPAGQAMIDKQPDVQKKTMEVMMPRMMAGMAKIGPMTAEFTKQQAAKKKAAAAEAAAQATPVVSP is encoded by the coding sequence ATGCTCGCCACCGGGACGGACCGACGGTTCGCCTTGGCGATTCCTGGCGGTGATACGGCTTGGATCGGCGTGGGCGGCAAGTTTTCCGGCTGGACGCTGAGCGAATACCGCGCAGCTCAAGATGCCATCGTGTTGGTCAAAGACGGACGCGAAACGGTTTTGAAACTCTCATCGAGCACTATCGGCGCAGCCGACACCAAGGCGACGCTGGCCGATGCTGAAGAGGTTTTGAATAAAATGAAGTTCGAGGAAATGTTCGGGAAAATCATCGAACAGCAAAAGAGGTCTGTCATCGAAATGACGAAGTCCATGACCGGAAAAATGAAAGGCGCCGATTCGGCGGATGTGGCCGAGTTCCAAGCCAAGGTCATGGATATGATTTTTGCGGAGATGAAGCCGGAGGAAATGAAGATCGAGATCGCGCAAATCTACAGCGACGTCTTCACCAAGTCCGAGTTGAAGGGACTGGGCGATTTTTACGGCACACCGGCCGGTCAGGCGATGATCGACAAGCAGCCGGACGTGCAAAAAAAGACCATGGAAGTCATGATGCCGCGCATGATGGCGGGCATGGCCAAAATCGGCCCGATGACGGCCGAGTTTACGAAGCAGCAGGCTGCAAAAAAGAAAGCAGCCGCCGCCGAAGCTGCCGCGCAGGCTACGCCGGTGGTGAGCCCGTGA
- the queF gene encoding preQ(1) synthase, with translation MADLKILETFPNPAPHRDFIIAHTHHEFTSMCPMTGHPDFATITVRYVADKTCVELKSLKLYFHAYRNEGIFFEGATNKICDDLGKVLKPRSLTIIADFKARGGFSSVVTADYKAAPVKKSSKKASR, from the coding sequence ATGGCCGACCTGAAGATCCTCGAAACCTTTCCGAATCCCGCACCGCATCGCGATTTTATCATCGCGCATACGCATCACGAATTCACGTCGATGTGCCCGATGACGGGGCATCCTGATTTCGCGACCATCACGGTGCGCTACGTGGCTGATAAAACCTGCGTCGAGCTGAAGTCGCTGAAGCTCTATTTTCACGCCTATCGCAACGAAGGCATCTTCTTCGAGGGTGCGACCAACAAGATCTGCGATGACCTCGGCAAAGTGCTCAAGCCGCGTTCGCTCACGATCATCGCCGACTTCAAGGCGCGCGGTGGTTTTTCCTCGGTCGTGACGGCTGACTACAAAGCCGCTCCGGTGAAAAAATCATCGAAGAAAGCTAGTCGCTAA
- the rny gene encoding ribonuclease Y, with amino-acid sequence MNSAGPDIYVNLLAAADPTWWTLAAAITIGVSAGFLAVWLITRHTRTSAVDRAAEMMEVARREAAVATQEIKQHAEEELVAKRAEVNRELDRREIESEVKLREIRAHEESLGLLDYQMEQKAERLARENSAITQARDAIRTLSKSLRKRLEGVSQMDAEEIKRALREEVQLECQDELRAMRHQILDRSEQDLNNEAKRILITAMQRLASKPNNDITATIVQLPSEEMKGRIIGREGRNIKSFEATTGVTLLIDESPQMVLISSFDPVRREIARIALEGLVKDGRIHPASIEEFYARAKEDVELNVQQSGEDALQKLGINGLHPEIIKVLGRLKYRFSYTQNALDHSIEVGFLCSMLASETGLDPNLAKRAGLLHDIGKAVEGDYEGSHASIGAALVKRYGETPIVVNAIAAHHEEVKPETVYAGLVILADTVSAVRPGARAESMTGYIQRLDRLEKLAMSIHGVHQAYAIQAGREVRVVVNPQSVTDEQAHDIAKELRLRIESELQYPSTIKVTVIRESRFTETAT; translated from the coding sequence TTGAATTCAGCCGGTCCCGATATTTACGTTAACCTACTGGCCGCAGCCGACCCGACGTGGTGGACGCTTGCGGCGGCGATTACCATCGGCGTGAGCGCCGGTTTCCTGGCCGTGTGGTTGATCACCCGGCACACGCGCACCTCCGCCGTTGACCGCGCCGCCGAGATGATGGAGGTCGCCCGTCGCGAAGCCGCCGTGGCCACCCAAGAGATCAAGCAACACGCCGAGGAGGAACTTGTGGCCAAGCGGGCCGAGGTGAACCGCGAACTCGACCGTCGCGAAATCGAGAGTGAAGTGAAGTTGCGCGAAATCCGCGCGCACGAGGAATCCCTGGGTCTGCTCGATTACCAAATGGAGCAAAAGGCCGAGCGCCTCGCCCGCGAAAACTCCGCCATCACACAGGCCCGCGACGCCATCCGCACCCTTTCGAAGTCCCTCCGCAAACGCCTTGAAGGCGTTTCCCAGATGGATGCCGAGGAGATCAAGCGAGCCCTCCGCGAAGAAGTTCAGCTGGAGTGTCAGGACGAGTTGCGCGCGATGCGCCACCAGATTCTGGATCGTTCGGAACAGGATCTGAACAACGAGGCCAAGCGCATCCTGATCACCGCGATGCAGCGGCTCGCCTCGAAGCCCAACAACGACATCACGGCAACGATCGTGCAGTTGCCCAGCGAGGAGATGAAGGGCCGCATCATCGGCCGCGAAGGTCGCAACATTAAGTCCTTCGAGGCCACCACGGGGGTGACGCTGCTGATCGATGAATCACCGCAGATGGTGCTCATCTCGTCCTTTGATCCCGTGCGCCGTGAAATCGCCCGCATCGCCTTGGAAGGGTTGGTCAAAGACGGTCGCATTCACCCGGCATCCATTGAAGAGTTTTACGCCCGCGCCAAGGAAGACGTTGAGCTCAACGTCCAGCAGTCCGGTGAAGATGCGCTGCAAAAGCTCGGTATCAACGGCCTGCATCCCGAAATCATCAAGGTGCTCGGCCGCCTCAAATACCGTTTCTCTTACACGCAGAACGCTCTGGATCACTCCATCGAGGTGGGGTTCCTCTGTTCGATGCTGGCCAGTGAGACCGGGCTCGATCCGAATCTCGCGAAACGCGCCGGCCTGTTGCATGACATCGGCAAGGCGGTCGAGGGCGACTATGAGGGCAGCCACGCCTCCATCGGTGCGGCCTTGGTGAAGCGTTATGGCGAGACCCCGATTGTGGTGAACGCGATTGCCGCGCACCATGAAGAGGTGAAGCCCGAGACGGTTTACGCGGGCCTGGTGATTCTGGCCGACACGGTTTCCGCCGTGCGCCCGGGCGCACGCGCCGAGTCGATGACCGGCTACATCCAGCGTCTCGATCGCCTGGAGAAACTGGCGATGTCCATCCACGGCGTGCATCAAGCCTACGCCATTCAGGCGGGTCGTGAGGTCCGCGTGGTAGTCAACCCGCAGAGTGTCACTGACGAACAGGCGCATGACATCGCCAAGGAACTTCGCCTGCGCATCGAGTCGGAGCTGCAGTATCCGAGCACGATCAAGGTCACGGTGATCCGTGAGTCGCGCTTTACGGAGACGGCGACTTAA
- a CDS encoding hydroxyacid dehydrogenase — MHQGLIILDSHAYERIYGQEHLEAISSRVRLLAKPMTRDEALSRPDLLAQADVIFSGWGAPKMDVAFLATAQRLKAVFYGAGSIRYFTSDEFWARDIAVSSAYAMNAVPVAEYTLATILLSLKNYWFHAGEIKRLGRLTERIPCAGAYGSKIGLISLGMIGRLVRDRLRAFDLEVLAYDPYVTSDEADRLGVELVSLDDIFRQCDVVSLHTPWLKETEGMIQGRHFELMKPRASFINTARGAVIRENEMCEVLQRRPDLTALLDVIWPEPPAPDSLLFSLPNIILTPHIAGSRDRECRRMGRLMIDEFDRWNRGEKLQWAISEEKSLTLA; from the coding sequence ATGCACCAAGGCCTTATCATCCTCGATTCGCACGCCTACGAACGGATCTATGGGCAGGAGCATCTGGAGGCGATCTCCAGTCGCGTGCGCCTGCTGGCCAAACCCATGACCCGGGACGAAGCCCTCAGCCGCCCGGATCTGTTGGCGCAGGCGGATGTTATTTTTTCCGGATGGGGGGCGCCCAAGATGGATGTCGCCTTTCTCGCGACGGCACAGCGGTTGAAGGCCGTGTTTTATGGCGCGGGCAGCATTCGCTACTTCACCAGCGACGAGTTCTGGGCGCGCGACATCGCCGTCTCCAGCGCCTATGCGATGAACGCCGTGCCCGTGGCCGAATATACGCTGGCGACCATTCTGCTCAGCCTGAAAAACTACTGGTTTCACGCCGGCGAGATCAAACGCCTCGGCCGCCTCACCGAACGCATCCCCTGCGCCGGCGCCTACGGCAGCAAGATCGGACTCATCTCCCTCGGCATGATTGGACGCCTGGTCCGTGACCGTCTGCGCGCCTTCGATCTGGAGGTCCTGGCCTATGATCCCTACGTGACCTCCGACGAGGCCGACCGTCTCGGCGTCGAACTGGTTTCACTCGATGATATTTTCCGTCAATGCGACGTGGTCAGCTTGCACACGCCTTGGCTCAAGGAAACCGAGGGCATGATCCAAGGCCGCCACTTCGAACTGATGAAACCTCGAGCCAGCTTCATCAACACCGCCCGCGGCGCGGTCATTCGCGAAAACGAGATGTGCGAGGTGCTGCAACGCCGCCCCGATCTCACCGCCTTGCTCGACGTCATCTGGCCTGAGCCCCCCGCTCCAGACTCCCTGTTGTTTTCCCTGCCCAACATCATCCTCACTCCGCACATCGCCGGCTCGCGGGATCGTGAATGCCGGCGCATGGGCCGCCTGATGATCGATGAATTCGACCGCTGGAACCGCGGCGAAAAACTTCAGTGGGCCATCTCCGAGGAAAAATCCCTCACCCTCGCTTGA
- a CDS encoding LacI family DNA-binding transcriptional regulator: MSSNNPSTALTMSELAKVAGVSKMTVSLALRGNEKISAATRERIRALADKMGYRPNPLVQTLMANLRSSRPANYHSTIAWVTAFPTRDGWSKHWVHKLYHQGAVARAAALGYKIETFWALAPRMNGAALTRMLRARGIRGLVIPPVADPGTRLDIDWAHFSCATIGYSFTEPRLHRAAANLREGMTRALTECLQRGFKRIGFALPANTDARVNHSWLAGYLAWQQFIPAKDRLPVLLAPDRLEDLLPKWLGAHRPDVIISPNFEFLKWLPSLGKRIPEDISLVTLSYPDAEDASIAHISGINQNNVTIGEAAVDLVVSQLQHNDAGIPAHPRVMLIDGFWNEGATLATTAKEPAVRLIKPAGRKRTKNNAL; the protein is encoded by the coding sequence ATGTCCTCAAACAACCCCAGCACCGCTCTCACCATGAGCGAACTGGCCAAGGTCGCCGGGGTCTCGAAGATGACCGTCTCCCTCGCCCTGCGGGGTAACGAAAAAATCTCAGCCGCCACCCGCGAACGCATCCGCGCCCTCGCCGATAAAATGGGCTACCGGCCGAATCCGCTCGTGCAGACGCTCATGGCCAACCTGCGCTCCTCGCGCCCCGCCAACTATCACTCGACCATCGCCTGGGTCACCGCCTTCCCCACCCGTGACGGCTGGTCCAAGCACTGGGTGCATAAACTTTATCATCAAGGCGCCGTCGCCCGCGCCGCCGCCCTCGGCTACAAGATCGAAACCTTCTGGGCCCTCGCCCCGCGCATGAACGGCGCCGCACTCACCCGCATGCTCCGTGCGCGCGGCATCCGTGGTCTGGTCATCCCCCCGGTCGCCGATCCCGGCACTCGTCTCGATATCGACTGGGCGCATTTTTCCTGCGCGACCATCGGCTACAGCTTCACCGAGCCCCGCCTCCACCGCGCCGCGGCGAACCTTCGCGAAGGCATGACGCGCGCCCTCACCGAATGTCTCCAACGCGGCTTTAAACGCATCGGTTTCGCCCTTCCCGCCAACACCGATGCCCGCGTGAACCACAGCTGGCTGGCCGGCTACCTCGCCTGGCAGCAGTTCATCCCCGCCAAAGACCGCCTGCCTGTGCTGCTCGCCCCGGACCGGCTCGAAGACCTGCTGCCCAAATGGCTCGGCGCGCACCGCCCCGATGTCATCATCAGCCCGAATTTCGAGTTCCTCAAATGGTTGCCTTCGCTGGGTAAACGCATCCCTGAAGACATCAGTCTGGTCACCCTTAGTTATCCCGACGCCGAAGATGCCTCCATCGCGCACATCAGCGGAATCAATCAAAACAACGTCACCATCGGCGAAGCCGCCGTGGATCTGGTCGTATCACAACTCCAGCACAACGACGCCGGCATTCCCGCCCACCCCCGCGTCATGCTGATCGACGGCTTCTGGAACGAAGGCGCCACCCTCGCGACCACAGCCAAAGAACCGGCTGTGCGTCTGATCAAGCCCGCAGGTCGCAAGCGCACCAAAAACAATGCACTCTGA